Proteins encoded within one genomic window of Microbacterium sp. zg-B185:
- the mnhG gene encoding monovalent cation/H(+) antiporter subunit G translates to MDLWLDATSLVLILFGALLCLTAAIGLLRWRDVPTRLHAATKPQVLGLMVICLAIALSLRSWPVVAFLVPVVLIQFATAPLSAHMVSRQAYRNGTVDESSLLVDELAESRRTPPAAGG, encoded by the coding sequence GTGGACCTGTGGCTGGACGCCACGTCGCTGGTGCTCATCCTCTTCGGCGCGCTGCTGTGCCTGACCGCCGCGATCGGCCTGCTGCGCTGGCGTGATGTGCCGACCCGGCTGCATGCCGCGACGAAGCCGCAGGTGCTCGGACTCATGGTGATCTGCCTGGCGATCGCCCTCTCGCTGCGTTCCTGGCCGGTGGTGGCATTCCTCGTGCCGGTGGTGCTGATCCAGTTCGCCACCGCTCCCCTCTCCGCGCACATGGTCAGCCGGCAGGCCTACCGCAACGGCACCGTCGACGAAAGCTCGCTTCTGGTCGACGAGCTCGCCGAGTCCCGGCGGACACCGCCCGCGGCCGGCGGCTGA
- a CDS encoding monovalent cation/H+ antiporter complex subunit F yields the protein MNPLLVAIYIVFGVAALLTLWRIVLGPSILDRAVASDVLLTEVMCVLGADMAINQHTRALPVLLIIAAVGVFGSISIARFVARKDNVDR from the coding sequence ATGAACCCGCTGCTTGTGGCGATCTACATCGTCTTCGGCGTCGCCGCGCTCCTCACGCTGTGGCGGATCGTGCTGGGTCCGTCGATCCTGGACCGGGCGGTCGCCTCCGACGTCCTCCTCACCGAGGTCATGTGCGTGCTGGGTGCCGACATGGCCATCAACCAGCACACCCGCGCGCTGCCGGTGCTGCTGATCATCGCCGCGGTGGGCGTGTTCGGTTCGATCTCGATCGCGCGCTTCGTGGCGAGGAAGGACAACGTCGACCGATGA
- a CDS encoding penicillin acylase family protein, whose product MLKPATAPLPTSQPERPGKRSIGRTLGMTVFGLIAGLTVIALVAAGFVVWTIQRSFPQLDGTVAVSGLDRDVVVQRDELGIPTITASGSDDLFFAQGYVHAQDRFWEMDFRRHVTSGRLSELFGASQLQTDSFLRTLGWREVAAAEVAALEPAVASYYEAYADGVNAYLADHDGADASLEYAVLGLQNADYEIEPWTPEDSVAWLKAMAWDLRSNLETESERALLATRLAPEEVAELYPGYPYDRHPVIVPTIATTRSAGAATPAGPGTVTASVEWTEAEGVLAAVSALVGGAGEGIGSNSWVVSGELTETGMPLLANDPHLGAALPSVWHQVTLKCRATTQSCPFDVSGFAFSGVPGVVIGHNSRIAWGFTNLTTDVTDLYLEKVDGDSYWRDGQLVSLQERSETIRVAGGDDVQLRIRSTVNGPIVSGLTPAFDAMAADPMMGTQGVATDPAAPPEGEYAVSLKWTALTPGTTAASIFDLNVAQDFNEFRAAAARFTVPAQNLVYADVDGNIGYQTPGMLPIRGAGDGSLPQPGWDSAYAWQGFIPFEELPTSFNPTAGYIVTANNAIVTDAFPYFLTDDWDYGWRAARIVDLLQRKSAMGELNAEDMREIQADNEFAMGRQLASAYMDIQTGRRGPDAALDLLRSWDAQNSPDSDAAAYANVLWDELVTDLFVAGRDSPAPVTGQSRLFLVVDRLLEDPDAQWWTNAELGIRGRDEMLVYAADRAYDRLVQLQGDNPAKWNWGSLHALSLRNGTFGSSGIAPIEMLFNRGPYRVGGGTSVANATGWNIGGGFETVTVPSMRMVIDLSDFDESGWNHLTGASGHAFHPNYVDQTPTWQRVELTPWAFSDSAVDASTTHTLTLVPAS is encoded by the coding sequence ATGCTGAAGCCCGCCACCGCCCCGCTGCCGACCTCGCAGCCGGAGCGCCCGGGAAAGCGCTCGATCGGACGCACGCTCGGCATGACGGTCTTCGGCCTGATCGCGGGTCTCACCGTGATCGCACTGGTCGCGGCGGGCTTCGTGGTCTGGACCATTCAGCGATCCTTCCCGCAGCTGGACGGCACGGTGGCGGTGTCCGGTCTGGACCGCGACGTCGTCGTCCAGCGGGATGAGCTCGGCATCCCCACCATCACCGCGTCCGGCAGCGACGATCTGTTCTTCGCCCAGGGCTACGTGCACGCGCAGGACCGGTTCTGGGAGATGGACTTCCGACGCCACGTCACCAGCGGCCGCCTGTCCGAGCTGTTCGGCGCATCCCAGCTGCAGACCGATTCGTTCCTGCGCACCCTCGGGTGGCGGGAGGTCGCGGCAGCCGAGGTCGCCGCGCTGGAGCCGGCGGTCGCGTCCTACTACGAGGCGTATGCCGACGGGGTGAACGCCTATCTCGCAGATCACGACGGTGCCGACGCATCGCTGGAGTACGCGGTCCTCGGACTGCAGAACGCCGACTACGAGATCGAGCCGTGGACGCCCGAGGACTCCGTCGCATGGCTGAAGGCCATGGCCTGGGATCTGCGCTCCAACCTCGAGACCGAGAGCGAACGGGCGCTGCTGGCGACCCGGCTCGCGCCCGAGGAGGTCGCGGAGCTGTACCCCGGGTATCCATACGATCGTCACCCCGTGATCGTTCCCACCATCGCCACGACCCGGTCCGCAGGCGCGGCGACTCCGGCCGGCCCCGGTACGGTCACCGCGTCGGTCGAGTGGACCGAAGCCGAGGGCGTGCTGGCTGCTGTCAGCGCCCTGGTCGGCGGCGCCGGTGAGGGTATCGGCTCGAATTCGTGGGTGGTGTCGGGGGAGCTCACCGAGACCGGGATGCCGCTGCTGGCGAACGACCCCCACCTGGGCGCCGCGCTGCCCAGCGTGTGGCACCAGGTCACCCTGAAGTGTCGTGCCACGACGCAGAGCTGTCCGTTCGACGTGTCCGGCTTCGCGTTCTCGGGCGTGCCGGGCGTGGTCATCGGCCACAACAGCCGCATCGCGTGGGGCTTCACCAATCTGACCACCGATGTCACGGACCTGTACCTCGAGAAGGTGGACGGCGACTCCTATTGGCGCGACGGACAGCTGGTCTCGCTGCAGGAGCGGTCCGAGACGATCCGCGTCGCGGGCGGAGACGACGTCCAGCTGCGGATCCGCTCGACGGTCAACGGACCGATCGTGTCCGGCCTGACCCCCGCGTTCGACGCCATGGCCGCGGATCCGATGATGGGCACGCAGGGGGTCGCCACCGACCCGGCGGCGCCACCGGAGGGGGAATATGCGGTCAGCCTGAAGTGGACCGCGCTCACTCCCGGCACCACCGCGGCATCCATCTTCGACCTCAACGTGGCGCAGGACTTCAACGAGTTCCGCGCCGCGGCCGCCCGGTTCACCGTGCCGGCGCAGAACCTGGTCTACGCCGACGTGGACGGCAACATCGGTTACCAGACACCCGGCATGCTGCCGATCCGCGGCGCCGGCGACGGCTCACTGCCCCAGCCGGGCTGGGACTCCGCGTACGCGTGGCAGGGCTTCATCCCGTTCGAGGAGCTGCCCACCTCGTTCAATCCCACCGCCGGCTACATCGTCACAGCCAACAACGCCATCGTGACGGACGCGTTCCCGTACTTCCTGACCGACGACTGGGATTACGGCTGGCGCGCCGCGCGGATCGTCGACCTCCTTCAGCGCAAGTCAGCGATGGGCGAGCTCAACGCCGAGGATATGCGCGAGATCCAGGCCGACAACGAGTTCGCGATGGGCAGGCAGCTCGCCTCGGCATACATGGACATCCAGACCGGGCGCCGCGGACCGGACGCCGCGTTGGACCTGTTGCGCTCCTGGGACGCCCAGAACAGCCCGGATTCGGATGCCGCGGCCTACGCGAACGTGCTGTGGGATGAGCTGGTGACCGACCTGTTCGTCGCGGGACGCGACTCGCCGGCGCCGGTCACCGGGCAGAGTCGTCTCTTCCTCGTCGTGGACCGGCTTCTGGAGGACCCGGACGCGCAGTGGTGGACCAACGCCGAGCTGGGCATCCGCGGCCGGGACGAGATGCTCGTGTACGCCGCGGACCGTGCCTACGACCGACTGGTCCAGCTGCAGGGGGACAACCCGGCGAAATGGAACTGGGGCTCCCTGCATGCCCTCTCGCTGAGGAACGGCACCTTCGGGTCCTCGGGCATCGCGCCGATCGAGATGCTGTTCAATCGTGGACCGTACCGGGTCGGCGGGGGAACGTCGGTGGCCAACGCGACCGGCTGGAACATCGGCGGCGGGTTCGAGACGGTCACGGTCCCATCGATGCGCATGGTGATCGATCTGTCCGACTTCGACGAATCCGGCTGGAACCATCTCACCGGCGCCAGCGGCCACGCCTTCCACCCGAACTACGTGGACCAGACCCCGACGTGGCAGCGGGTGGAGCTGACGCCATGGGCCTTCAGCGACAGCGCGGTCGACGCTTCAACCACGCACACGCTGACCCTGGTCCCGGCATCCTGA
- a CDS encoding Na+/H+ antiporter subunit D, whose protein sequence is MNALVPLLVTLPLLGAAAALIAGRHRKAQVAVSVLTLTAVLVIAAVLLVVVDVGDAPLAVSVGNWPIPFGIVLYVDRLAALLVVVSSVVLLAVLLFSVGQGAADGDDDTPVSIFHPSYLILAAGIFTAFIAGDLFNLYVGFEILLVASYVLITLGSTESRIRTGVVYIVVSLVSSILFLAAIAVIYGALGTVNMVQISERMIQLPQQTQTVLHILLLLAFSIKAAVFPLSFWLPDSYPTAPAPVTAVFAGLLTKVGVYAMIRTETELFRDNDVNLLLLIVALATMIVGVLGAVAQAELKRILSFTLVSHVGYMVFGLAIATPAAIGATIYYMVHHIVVQTTLFLAVGLIERNAGSTSILRVKGLMRAAPVIAVLYFIPAINLGGLPPFSGFIGKYALFDAAAEVGTPIMLVLIVGGIVTSLLTLYALMRAWNLAFWREEDDSAETEARISYLGGAPAAAVETERRVIPRIMTAATAGMVAVTVALTIFAGPLYAVCTRIGAALLEPVSISQLEDEAGR, encoded by the coding sequence GTGAACGCCCTCGTTCCTCTCCTGGTCACCCTCCCGCTGCTCGGTGCCGCGGCGGCGCTGATCGCGGGGCGGCACCGCAAGGCACAGGTGGCGGTCTCGGTCCTGACGCTCACTGCGGTGCTGGTGATCGCCGCTGTGCTGCTGGTGGTCGTCGACGTCGGCGACGCCCCCCTCGCCGTCTCGGTGGGCAACTGGCCGATCCCGTTCGGGATCGTGCTGTACGTGGACCGCCTGGCGGCCCTGCTGGTGGTCGTCTCCAGCGTCGTCCTCCTGGCGGTGCTGCTCTTCTCGGTCGGCCAGGGCGCCGCCGACGGCGATGACGATACGCCCGTCTCGATCTTCCACCCGTCGTATCTGATCCTGGCGGCGGGCATCTTCACGGCGTTCATCGCCGGCGACCTGTTCAACCTCTACGTCGGGTTCGAGATTCTGCTCGTCGCGTCGTACGTTCTGATCACCCTCGGCAGCACCGAATCCCGCATCCGCACCGGTGTCGTCTACATCGTGGTCTCGCTGGTCTCGTCGATCCTGTTCCTGGCCGCGATCGCGGTGATCTACGGCGCGCTGGGCACGGTCAACATGGTGCAGATCTCCGAGCGGATGATCCAGCTCCCGCAGCAGACGCAGACCGTGCTGCACATCCTGCTGCTGCTCGCATTCAGCATCAAGGCGGCCGTCTTCCCGCTGTCCTTCTGGCTGCCCGACTCGTATCCGACCGCGCCGGCTCCGGTCACGGCGGTCTTCGCCGGCCTGCTGACCAAGGTCGGCGTCTACGCGATGATCCGCACCGAGACCGAGCTGTTCCGCGACAACGACGTCAACCTGCTGCTGCTGATCGTCGCGCTCGCCACCATGATCGTCGGGGTGCTCGGCGCGGTCGCGCAGGCGGAGCTGAAACGCATCCTGTCCTTCACACTGGTCAGCCACGTCGGGTACATGGTGTTCGGCCTGGCGATCGCGACCCCGGCGGCGATCGGCGCGACGATCTACTACATGGTCCATCACATCGTCGTGCAGACGACGTTGTTCCTGGCGGTCGGGCTCATCGAGCGCAACGCGGGCAGCACGTCGATTCTGCGGGTGAAAGGACTGATGCGCGCGGCGCCGGTGATCGCCGTGCTCTACTTCATCCCGGCGATCAACCTCGGCGGACTCCCGCCGTTCTCCGGCTTCATCGGCAAGTACGCGCTGTTCGACGCGGCCGCAGAGGTGGGCACGCCGATCATGCTCGTGCTGATCGTCGGCGGAATCGTGACCTCGCTGCTGACCCTGTACGCGCTGATGCGGGCATGGAACCTGGCGTTCTGGCGCGAGGAGGACGACTCCGCCGAGACCGAGGCGCGGATCTCCTATCTCGGCGGTGCCCCCGCCGCCGCCGTGGAGACCGAGCGTCGCGTCATCCCCCGCATCATGACCGCCGCCACCGCCGGCATGGTCGCGGTCACGGTGGCGCTGACGATCTTCGCCGGACCGCTTTACGCGGTGTGCACGCGCATCGGCGCGGCGCTGCTGGAGCCGGTGAGCATCTCGCAGCTCGAGGACGAGGCAGGCCGATGA
- a CDS encoding Na(+)/H(+) antiporter subunit C, whose protein sequence is MDVSLVLIIVMAVLFACGVYAMLERSLTRVLIGFLLLGNATNLLLLIVMGRPGVAPFFGAAATPEEMSDPLPQALTLTAIVITFGISAFLLALIYRSWQLGQADTVEDDAEDIALRARGAVAEDAMDDETELVSDDTTTDFLGTETAPITLLGSRDFAGIRDDAPTDRPAARRDEPPRRIRPPEDGNDS, encoded by the coding sequence ATGGATGTCTCGCTCGTGCTGATCATCGTGATGGCTGTGCTGTTCGCCTGCGGCGTCTACGCGATGCTGGAGCGGAGCCTGACCCGCGTGCTGATTGGCTTCCTGCTGCTGGGCAACGCGACGAACCTGCTGCTGCTGATCGTGATGGGCCGCCCCGGCGTCGCTCCGTTCTTCGGCGCCGCCGCAACGCCCGAAGAGATGTCGGACCCGCTGCCGCAGGCCCTCACGCTCACCGCCATCGTCATCACCTTCGGCATCTCGGCGTTCCTGCTCGCGCTGATCTATCGCTCCTGGCAGCTCGGCCAGGCCGACACGGTCGAGGACGACGCCGAGGACATCGCGCTGCGCGCACGCGGCGCGGTCGCCGAGGACGCGATGGACGACGAGACCGAGCTGGTCAGCGACGACACCACCACGGACTTCCTGGGGACCGAAACCGCGCCGATCACGCTGCTCGGCAGCCGGGATTTCGCGGGCATCCGCGACGACGCCCCCACCGACCGACCGGCCGCACGGCGCGACGAGCCGCCGCGGCGCATCAGGCCCCCCGAAGACGGGAACGACTCGTGA
- a CDS encoding Na+/H+ antiporter subunit E, which translates to MTAPIHHTSRPRHTAGHEAGDPIRGAARGGSGVLGGKRGVLQQVWRQLPFFVWLIALWMLLWGQFTVLAFVTGLIAAVAVTRVFRLPPVELSGRVNIWYGAIFVVSFLWAVVRGSLTVAAQVLDFRHQPGTAIIAVPVRIDDDLIMTHTAITASLIPGSLIVDADRDRRILYLHVIGVRNAEDVEAQRQAVLGWERRIVMAVGSRAQVAAVASRAGTSGAAAATDTGSGGAP; encoded by the coding sequence ATGACCGCGCCGATCCATCACACCTCGCGCCCCCGTCATACCGCGGGGCACGAGGCGGGCGACCCGATCCGCGGCGCCGCCCGCGGTGGGTCCGGAGTGCTGGGCGGCAAGCGCGGCGTCCTGCAGCAGGTGTGGCGCCAGCTGCCGTTCTTCGTCTGGCTCATCGCGCTGTGGATGCTGCTGTGGGGACAGTTCACCGTGCTCGCGTTCGTCACCGGCCTGATCGCCGCGGTGGCCGTCACCCGTGTGTTCCGGCTGCCGCCGGTCGAGCTCTCCGGGCGTGTCAACATCTGGTACGGCGCCATCTTCGTGGTCTCCTTCCTGTGGGCCGTCGTCCGCGGCTCGCTGACCGTGGCCGCGCAGGTGCTCGACTTCCGCCACCAGCCCGGCACCGCCATCATCGCCGTTCCGGTGCGCATCGACGACGACCTGATCATGACGCACACGGCGATCACGGCCTCGCTGATCCCCGGCTCCCTCATCGTCGACGCCGACCGCGACCGGCGCATCCTCTACCTGCACGTCATCGGGGTGCGCAACGCCGAAGACGTCGAAGCGCAGCGGCAGGCCGTGCTGGGGTGGGAGCGCCGCATCGTGATGGCGGTCGGTTCCCGCGCACAGGTCGCTGCTGTCGCGTCCCGCGCAGGCACGTCCGGTGCGGCCGCCGCTACGGACACCGGCTCGGGAGGAGCGCCATGA